A region of Takifugu flavidus isolate HTHZ2018 chromosome 2, ASM371156v2, whole genome shotgun sequence DNA encodes the following proteins:
- the madd gene encoding MAP kinase-activating death domain protein isoform X27: MEKKKMCPRLLDYLVVVGARQPSSDSFAQTPQLLRRYPLEDHHDFPLPPDVVFFCQPEGCLSIRQRRVSLRDDSSFVFTLTDKDSGITRYGICVNFYRSFQRGHHRARGDKSTHADMAARGAETASEGSDGSGPPPALSPPNNAEVAPPPTSEEEGGGQLGGEQNAGKSPQHRRSTAKMAARNRYSTLTSLCILSHYPFFSTFRECLYILKRLVDCCSQRLTQRAGLPRATQRDTMWRVFTGALSVEEKGSQLLADLREIESWMYRLLRSPVPVAGQRRVDVEVLPHELKRALTFALPENSRFCLVDFPLHLPLELLGVDACLQVLSCVLLEHKVILQSRDYNALSMSVMAFVAMIYPLEYMFPVIPLLPTCMASAEQLLLAPTPYIIGVPASFFLYKAEFKIPDDVWLVDLDSSKVIAPTNAEILPPLPEPEAMELKKHLKQCLVRLTVITQKQIFSSENKALASMSMNTQPILNLEKFQEGQELPLLPPGRDKASPSSTEFNPLIYGNDVDSVDVATRVAMVRFFNSSNVLQGFQMHTRTLRLFPRPVVAFRSSSFLASRPRRSSFADKLSHTQAVEFFGEWALNPSNLAFQRIHNNVYDPSLIGDKPKWYAHQLQPVVYRVYDGSSQLVEAMAGPLEDDGNESDPTDSGSDSDAYDDSSSSYSSLGDLVSEMIQGDIHGDTTSLDPPTHAALGDASEVEFQDFREVNHGCDGPPSEEGTGEPSDGQPLRSSSSTTASSSPSTIIQGVNHELEAPEMEASASAALQNPVPALCSQPFLRPPADAGLVEPAGKKQEYDNPYFEPQYGFPSEDDPDAEEQVETYTPRFNQNLSDNKAQRPLRPSSLRLPGESDGEGDSRNSSPNSTISNSSNDGFGGLMSFASNLYKNHGTSFSLSNLALPNKAARDKATPFPSLKVFGLNSLMEIITEAGPGSGEGARAPRALVDQKSSVIKHSPTVKRESPSPQGRVNNTSENQQFLKEVVQSVLDGQGVGWLNMKKVRRLLENEQLRLFVLSKLNRAVHTEEDARQEIIRDVEVSRKVYKGMLDILKCTVSSLEHSYTNAGLGGMASVFSLLEIARTHYQTKDPEKRKRSPTDSVGSPGSKESPSARAETSRPQGFLNVPHLQLPHHTTGRGARHFDTRSLNEENFIASIGSEGAKQQRPLVADAEEKKSQISADSGLSVTSGSQKSDTESITSSEPPALTRSTSQDSEASTISNSSGETLGADSDLSSTAGDGPAGRIAPHLNQSRGTLSDSEIETNPATSTVFGKTHTRKPGIKDHSHTLAKGQPAQPLEDISMRIYLCEGLLGRDKSSVWDQLEDAAMETFSLSKERSTLWDQLQFWEDAFLDAVMLEREGMGMDQGPQEMIERYLSLGDHDRKRLEDDEDRLLATLLHNMIAYMLMMKLNKNDIRKKVRRLMGKSHIGLTYSQEINEILDKLADMNGRELPIRPSGSRHIKKQTFVVHAGTDTTGDIFFMEVCDDCIVLRSNIGTVYERWWYEKLINMTYCPKTKVLCLWRRNGQETQLNKFYTKKCRELYYCVKDSMERAAARQQSIKPGPELGGEFPVQDMKTGEGGLLQVTLEGINLKFMHSQFLKLKKW; this comes from the exons atggagaaaaagaaaatgtgcccTCGCCTTCTGGACTACCTGGTGGTGGTCGGAGCGAG ACAACCAAGCAGCGATAGCTTTGCCCAGACCCCCCAGCTCCTCCGCCGGTACCCTCTTGAGGACCACCACGACTTCCCGCTTCCTCCGGATGTGGTGTTCTTTTGCCAACCTGAGGGCTGCCTGAGCATACGGCAGCGGAGGGTCAGCCTTCGGGACGACTCCTCCTTCGTTTTCACTCTGACCGACAAGGACTCAGGAATCACCCGCTATGGCATCTGCGTCAACTTCTACCGCTCCTTTCAGCGCGGCCACCACCGCGCTCGCGGGGACAAAAGCACCCACGCGGACATGGCGGCCAGGGGTGCGGAGACGGCCAGCGAAGGCTCCGATGGCAGCGGGCCTCCTCCTGCATTGTCTCCACCTAACAATGCTGAGGTggcacccccacccacctctgAAGAGGAGGGCGGCGGACAGTTGGGCGGCGAGCAAAATGCTGGCAAGTCCCCGCAGCACAGAAGAAGCACTGCTAAGATGGCCGCCCGGAACCGCTACAGCACACTGACCTCATTGTGCATCCTTAGCCATTACCCCTTTTTCTCTACCTTCAGGGAGTGTTTATATATTCTCAAGAGGCTGGTGGATTGCTGCAGCCAGAGGTTAACCCAGAGGGCTGGGCTACCTCGGGCCACCCAACG ggACACCATGTGGCGTGTGTTCACCGGGGCTCTGTCggtggaggagaaaggaagCCAGCTGCTAGCCGACTTGCGGGAGATTGAGTCCTGGATGTACAGGCTGCTGCGGTCGCCTGTACCAGTGGCAGGCCAGAGGCGTGTGGATGTGGAAGTCCTGCCCCATGAACTCAAGCGGGCGCTCACCTTTGCCCTGCCAGAAAACTCCCGGTTCTGTTTGGTTGACTTCCCGTTGCACCTtccactggagctgctgggcgtGGACGCCTGTCTTCAGGTTCTCAGTTGTGTCCTTCTAGAGCACAAG GTCATTCTTCAGTCCAGAGACTACAATGCTTTATCCATGAGTGTCATGGCTTTTGTTGCCATGATCTACCCTCTGGAGTACATGTTCCCTGTCATCCCCTTACTGCCAACCTGCATGGCCTCTGCTGAACAG TTGCTTCTGGCCCCCACTCCCTACATTATCGGTGTCCCGGCCAGTTTCTTCCTCTACAAAGCCGAGTTCAAAATACCAGACGACGTGTGGCTTGTGGACCTGGACAGCAGCAAG GTCATCGCGCCCACTAATGCCGAGATTCTTCCACCTCTTCCAGAACCTGAAGCAatggagctgaagaagcatCTAAAGCAG TGTCTGGTCAGGTTGACCGTGATCACCCAAAAGCAGATCTTCTCATCTGAAAATAAG GCTTTGGCCAGTATGAGCATGAACACGCAGCCAATTCTGAACTTGGAGAAGTTCCAGGAAGGTCAGGAGCTGCCTCTGTTGCCGCCAGGACGTGACAAAGCTTCACCCTCCTCTACAGAGTTCAATCCTCTAATTTATGGCAACGATGTTGATTCAGTGGATGTGGCCACCAG GGTTGCCATGGTTCGATTCTTCAACTCCTCAAATGTTCTCCAAGGGTTTCAGATGCACACTCGCACGTTGCGTCTCTTTCCCCGACCCGTGGTGGCGTTCCGATCATCATCATTTCTTGCTTCTCGGCCAAGGCGCTCCAGCTTTGCAGACAAACTCTCTCACACCCAGGCTGTGGAATTCTTTGGAGAATGGGCTCTAAATCCTTCCAACCTTGCTTTTCAGAGGATACACAACA acgTGTACGACCCATCACTGATTGGAGACAAGCCCAAGTGGTATGCTCACCAGTTACAACCAGTGGTCTACAGAGTGTACGATGGAAGCTCCCAGTTGGTTGAAGCCATGGCTGGTCCTTTGGAGGATGATGGAAATGAGTCGGACCCCACAGACAG CGGGAGTGACAGCGACGCATATGACGACTCCAGCTCTTCGTATTCCTCCCTCGGAGACCTTGTTAGTGAGATGATCCAAGGAGACATTCATGGAGACACAACCA GCTTGGACCCGCCTACCCATGCTGCACTGGGAGACGCTAGCGAGGTTGAATTTCAAGACTTCAGGGAGGTCAATCACGGGTGTGATGGTCCCCCCAGTGAAGAGGGAACCGGCGAGCCCTCTGATGGACAGCCCCTCCGCTCAAGCTCCAGCACAACAGCGAGCTCAAGTCCCAGCACAATCATCCAGGGAGTCAACCAT GAGTTGGAAGCACCTGAGATGGAAGCGTCGGccagtgctgctctgcagaaCCCTGTACCTGCTCTGTGCAGTCAGCCGTTCCTcagacctcctgctgatgctggCCTGGTGGAGCCAGCTGGTAAAAAGCAAGAGTATGACAACCCATACTTTGAGCCTCAGTACGGCTTCCCCTCAGAGGATGACCCAGATGCGGAGGAGCAAGTGGAGACGTACACGCCGCGGTTTAACCAGAATCTCAGCGACAACAA ggcACAACGTCCGTTAAGACCAAGTAGCCTGAGGCTTCCCGGAGAATCTGACGGGGAGGGAGACTCCCGCAACAGTTCGCCAAACTCCACCATTTCCAACAGCAGCAACGATGGGTTTGGAGGACTGATGTCTTTTGCAA GCAATCTCTATAAGAACCACGGCACCAGTTTCAGTCTGTCCAATCTTGCACTTCCCAACAAGGCGGCGAGAGACAAAGCGACGCCTTTCCCCAGTCTGAAAG TATTTGGGCTAAATTCTCTAATGGAGATAATTACAGAGGCCGGCCCGGGGAGCGGAGAAG GTGCACGTGCACCTCGAGCACTGGTGGATCAGAAGTCCTCCGTGATCAAGCACAGTCCTACAGTGAAAAGAGAGTCGCCATCTCCTCAGGGAAGAGTCAACAATACGAG CGAGAACCAGCAGTTCCTGAAGGAGGTGGTGCAGAGTGTTCTGGATGGGCAGGGAGTCGGCTGGCTCAACATGAAGAAAGTGCGCCGCCTGTTGGAGAACGAGCAGCTCCGTCTGTTTGTCCTCAGTAAGCTGAACAGAGCCGTCCACACAGAGGAAGACGCCAGACAAGAGATCATTCGTGATGTG GAGGTGAGCAGAAAAGTGTACAAAGGCATGCTGGACATCTTGAAGTGCACCGTTTCCAGTCTGGAGCACTCGTACACTAACGCAGGTCTTGGAGGAATGGCCAGCGTCTTCAGCTTACTGGAAATAGCGCGCACGCATTACCAAACCAAAG ACCCAGAAAAACGCAAGCGAAGCCCCACAGACAGTGTCGGCAGCCCGGGCAGCAAAGAGAGTCCTTCGGCTCGAGCGGAGACCAGCAGACCTCAGGGCTTTCTGAATGTGCCCCATCTCCAGCTGCCGCACCACACCACGGGCAGAGGAGCCCGCCATTTTGATACCCGGAGTCTTAACGAGGAGAACTTTATTGCCTCGATTG gttctgagGGAGCCaagcagcagcgccccctggtggcagatGCAGAGGAGAAGAAATCGCAGATCAGTGCTGATAGTGGCCTCAGCGTCACCTCTGGATCCCAG AAAAGCGACACGGAGTCGATAACGAGCTCCGAGCCGCCCGCCCTGACGAGAAGCACCAGCCAAGACTCAGAGGCCAGCACA ATAAGCAATAGTTCCGGAGAGACCCTGGGCGCTGACAGTGACCTGAGCAGCACGGCAGGAGACGGGCCCGCCGGAAGAATCGCTCCACATTTAAATCAGTCCAGAGGGACGCTGTCTGACAGCGAGATTGAAACCAATCCAGCCACCAGCACAGTGTTT GGGAAGACTCACACCCGGAAGCCAGGCATCAAAGATCACTCACACACCCTGGCCAAGGGTCAGCCTGCACAGCCCCTGGAGGACATCAGCATGAGGATTTACCTCTGCGAGGGCCTGTTGG GTCGGGATAAGAGCTCCGTTTGGGATCAACTAGAGGATGCTGCCATGGAAACCTTTTCTCTAA GTAAAGAACGTTCCACGCTGTGGGACCAGCTGCAGTTCTGGGAGGACGCCTTCCTGGACGCAGTGATGTTGGAGCGGGAGGGGATGGGGATGGACCAGGGCCCACAGGAGATGATCGAGAG ATACCTGTCGTTGGGAGACCACGACCGCAAGCGTCTGGAGGACGATGAAGACAGGCTCCTGGCCACCTTGCTGCACAACATGATTGCTTACATGTTGATGATGAAA ttGAACAAAAATGACATCAGGAAGAAAGTGAGGCGTCTGATGGGGAAGTCCCACATCGGCCTCACGTACAGCCAAGAGATCAATGAGATTCTGGACAAACTGGCCGACATG AACGGCCGCGAGCTTCCCATCAGGCCCAGCGGGAGCCGTCACATCAAGAAGCAAACGTTTGTTGTGCACGCCGGCACGGACACCACAGGCGACATCTTCTTCATGGAG GTGTGCGACGACTGCATAGTCCTGCGCAGCAACATCGGCACGGTCTACGAGCGCTGGTGGTACGAGAAGCTCATCAACATGACCTACTGCCCCAAGACCAAGGTGTTGTGTCTGTGGAGGCGCAACGGCCAGGAGACGCAGCTCAACAAGTTCTATACCAAAAAG TGTCGTGAACTCTACTACTGTGTCAAAGACAGTATGGAGAGGGCTGCAGCCAGGCAGCAGAGCATCAAACCAG gtCCAGAATTAGGTGGAGAGTTTCCCGTCCAGGACATGAAAACTGGCGAAggtgggctgctgcaggtcacgcTGGAGGGAATCAACCTGAAATTCATGCACAGCCAG TTCCTGAAACTAAAGAAGTGGTGA
- the madd gene encoding MAP kinase-activating death domain protein isoform X31: MEKKKMCPRLLDYLVVVGARQPSSDSFAQTPQLLRRYPLEDHHDFPLPPDVVFFCQPEGCLSIRQRRVSLRDDSSFVFTLTDKDSGITRYGICVNFYRSFQRGHHRARGDKSTHADMAARGAETASEGSDGSGPPPALSPPNNAEVAPPPTSEEEGGGQLGGEQNAGKSPQHRRSTAKMAARNRYSTLTSLCILSHYPFFSTFRECLYILKRLVDCCSQRLTQRAGLPRATQRDTMWRVFTGALSVEEKGSQLLADLREIESWMYRLLRSPVPVAGQRRVDVEVLPHELKRALTFALPENSRFCLVDFPLHLPLELLGVDACLQVLSCVLLEHKVILQSRDYNALSMSVMAFVAMIYPLEYMFPVIPLLPTCMASAEQLLLAPTPYIIGVPASFFLYKAEFKIPDDVWLVDLDSSKVIAPTNAEILPPLPEPEAMELKKHLKQCLVRLTVITQKQIFSSENKALASMSMNTQPILNLEKFQEGQELPLLPPGRDKASPSSTEFNPLIYGNDVDSVDVATRVAMVRFFNSSNVLQGFQMHTRTLRLFPRPVVAFRSSSFLASRPRRSSFADKLSHTQAVEFFGEWALNPSNLAFQRIHNNVYDPSLIGDKPKWYAHQLQPVVYRVYDGSSQLVEAMAGPLEDDGNESDPTDSGSDSDAYDDSSSSYSSLGDLVSEMIQGDIHGDTTSLDPPTHAALGDASEVEFQDFREVNHGCDGPPSEEGTGEPSDGQPLRSSSSTTASSSPSTIIQGVNHELEAPEMEASASAALQNPVPALCSQPFLRPPADAGLVEPAGKKQEYDNPYFEPQYGFPSEDDPDAEEQVETYTPRFNQNLSDNKAQRPLRPSSLRLPGESDGEGDSRNSSPNSTISNSSNDGFGGLMSFASNLYKNHGTSFSLSNLALPNKAARDKATPFPSLKGARAPRALVDQKSSVIKHSPTVKRESPSPQGRVNNTSENQQFLKEVVQSVLDGQGVGWLNMKKVRRLLENEQLRLFVLSKLNRAVHTEEDARQEIIRDVEVSRKVYKGMLDILKCTVSSLEHSYTNAGLGGMASVFSLLEIARTHYQTKDPEKRKRSPTDSVGSPGSKESPSARAETSRPQGFLNVPHLQLPHHTTGRGARHFDTRSLNEENFIASIGSEGAKQQRPLVADAEEKKSQISADSGLSVTSGSQKSDTESITSSEPPALTRSTSQDSEASTISNSSGETLGADSDLSSTAGDGPAGRIAPHLNQSRGTLSDSEIETNPATSTVFGKTHTRKPGIKDHSHTLAKGQPAQPLEDISMRIYLCEGLLGRDKSSVWDQLEDAAMETFSLSKERSTLWDQLQFWEDAFLDAVMLEREGMGMDQGPQEMIERYLSLGDHDRKRLEDDEDRLLATLLHNMIAYMLMMKLNKNDIRKKVRRLMGKSHIGLTYSQEINEILDKLADMNGRELPIRPSGSRHIKKQTFVVHAGTDTTGDIFFMEVCDDCIVLRSNIGTVYERWWYEKLINMTYCPKTKVLCLWRRNGQETQLNKFYTKKCRELYYCVKDSMERAAARQQSIKPGPELGGEFPVQDMKTGEGGLLQVTLEGINLKFMHSQFLKLKKW, translated from the exons atggagaaaaagaaaatgtgcccTCGCCTTCTGGACTACCTGGTGGTGGTCGGAGCGAG ACAACCAAGCAGCGATAGCTTTGCCCAGACCCCCCAGCTCCTCCGCCGGTACCCTCTTGAGGACCACCACGACTTCCCGCTTCCTCCGGATGTGGTGTTCTTTTGCCAACCTGAGGGCTGCCTGAGCATACGGCAGCGGAGGGTCAGCCTTCGGGACGACTCCTCCTTCGTTTTCACTCTGACCGACAAGGACTCAGGAATCACCCGCTATGGCATCTGCGTCAACTTCTACCGCTCCTTTCAGCGCGGCCACCACCGCGCTCGCGGGGACAAAAGCACCCACGCGGACATGGCGGCCAGGGGTGCGGAGACGGCCAGCGAAGGCTCCGATGGCAGCGGGCCTCCTCCTGCATTGTCTCCACCTAACAATGCTGAGGTggcacccccacccacctctgAAGAGGAGGGCGGCGGACAGTTGGGCGGCGAGCAAAATGCTGGCAAGTCCCCGCAGCACAGAAGAAGCACTGCTAAGATGGCCGCCCGGAACCGCTACAGCACACTGACCTCATTGTGCATCCTTAGCCATTACCCCTTTTTCTCTACCTTCAGGGAGTGTTTATATATTCTCAAGAGGCTGGTGGATTGCTGCAGCCAGAGGTTAACCCAGAGGGCTGGGCTACCTCGGGCCACCCAACG ggACACCATGTGGCGTGTGTTCACCGGGGCTCTGTCggtggaggagaaaggaagCCAGCTGCTAGCCGACTTGCGGGAGATTGAGTCCTGGATGTACAGGCTGCTGCGGTCGCCTGTACCAGTGGCAGGCCAGAGGCGTGTGGATGTGGAAGTCCTGCCCCATGAACTCAAGCGGGCGCTCACCTTTGCCCTGCCAGAAAACTCCCGGTTCTGTTTGGTTGACTTCCCGTTGCACCTtccactggagctgctgggcgtGGACGCCTGTCTTCAGGTTCTCAGTTGTGTCCTTCTAGAGCACAAG GTCATTCTTCAGTCCAGAGACTACAATGCTTTATCCATGAGTGTCATGGCTTTTGTTGCCATGATCTACCCTCTGGAGTACATGTTCCCTGTCATCCCCTTACTGCCAACCTGCATGGCCTCTGCTGAACAG TTGCTTCTGGCCCCCACTCCCTACATTATCGGTGTCCCGGCCAGTTTCTTCCTCTACAAAGCCGAGTTCAAAATACCAGACGACGTGTGGCTTGTGGACCTGGACAGCAGCAAG GTCATCGCGCCCACTAATGCCGAGATTCTTCCACCTCTTCCAGAACCTGAAGCAatggagctgaagaagcatCTAAAGCAG TGTCTGGTCAGGTTGACCGTGATCACCCAAAAGCAGATCTTCTCATCTGAAAATAAG GCTTTGGCCAGTATGAGCATGAACACGCAGCCAATTCTGAACTTGGAGAAGTTCCAGGAAGGTCAGGAGCTGCCTCTGTTGCCGCCAGGACGTGACAAAGCTTCACCCTCCTCTACAGAGTTCAATCCTCTAATTTATGGCAACGATGTTGATTCAGTGGATGTGGCCACCAG GGTTGCCATGGTTCGATTCTTCAACTCCTCAAATGTTCTCCAAGGGTTTCAGATGCACACTCGCACGTTGCGTCTCTTTCCCCGACCCGTGGTGGCGTTCCGATCATCATCATTTCTTGCTTCTCGGCCAAGGCGCTCCAGCTTTGCAGACAAACTCTCTCACACCCAGGCTGTGGAATTCTTTGGAGAATGGGCTCTAAATCCTTCCAACCTTGCTTTTCAGAGGATACACAACA acgTGTACGACCCATCACTGATTGGAGACAAGCCCAAGTGGTATGCTCACCAGTTACAACCAGTGGTCTACAGAGTGTACGATGGAAGCTCCCAGTTGGTTGAAGCCATGGCTGGTCCTTTGGAGGATGATGGAAATGAGTCGGACCCCACAGACAG CGGGAGTGACAGCGACGCATATGACGACTCCAGCTCTTCGTATTCCTCCCTCGGAGACCTTGTTAGTGAGATGATCCAAGGAGACATTCATGGAGACACAACCA GCTTGGACCCGCCTACCCATGCTGCACTGGGAGACGCTAGCGAGGTTGAATTTCAAGACTTCAGGGAGGTCAATCACGGGTGTGATGGTCCCCCCAGTGAAGAGGGAACCGGCGAGCCCTCTGATGGACAGCCCCTCCGCTCAAGCTCCAGCACAACAGCGAGCTCAAGTCCCAGCACAATCATCCAGGGAGTCAACCAT GAGTTGGAAGCACCTGAGATGGAAGCGTCGGccagtgctgctctgcagaaCCCTGTACCTGCTCTGTGCAGTCAGCCGTTCCTcagacctcctgctgatgctggCCTGGTGGAGCCAGCTGGTAAAAAGCAAGAGTATGACAACCCATACTTTGAGCCTCAGTACGGCTTCCCCTCAGAGGATGACCCAGATGCGGAGGAGCAAGTGGAGACGTACACGCCGCGGTTTAACCAGAATCTCAGCGACAACAA ggcACAACGTCCGTTAAGACCAAGTAGCCTGAGGCTTCCCGGAGAATCTGACGGGGAGGGAGACTCCCGCAACAGTTCGCCAAACTCCACCATTTCCAACAGCAGCAACGATGGGTTTGGAGGACTGATGTCTTTTGCAA GCAATCTCTATAAGAACCACGGCACCAGTTTCAGTCTGTCCAATCTTGCACTTCCCAACAAGGCGGCGAGAGACAAAGCGACGCCTTTCCCCAGTCTGAAAG GTGCACGTGCACCTCGAGCACTGGTGGATCAGAAGTCCTCCGTGATCAAGCACAGTCCTACAGTGAAAAGAGAGTCGCCATCTCCTCAGGGAAGAGTCAACAATACGAG CGAGAACCAGCAGTTCCTGAAGGAGGTGGTGCAGAGTGTTCTGGATGGGCAGGGAGTCGGCTGGCTCAACATGAAGAAAGTGCGCCGCCTGTTGGAGAACGAGCAGCTCCGTCTGTTTGTCCTCAGTAAGCTGAACAGAGCCGTCCACACAGAGGAAGACGCCAGACAAGAGATCATTCGTGATGTG GAGGTGAGCAGAAAAGTGTACAAAGGCATGCTGGACATCTTGAAGTGCACCGTTTCCAGTCTGGAGCACTCGTACACTAACGCAGGTCTTGGAGGAATGGCCAGCGTCTTCAGCTTACTGGAAATAGCGCGCACGCATTACCAAACCAAAG ACCCAGAAAAACGCAAGCGAAGCCCCACAGACAGTGTCGGCAGCCCGGGCAGCAAAGAGAGTCCTTCGGCTCGAGCGGAGACCAGCAGACCTCAGGGCTTTCTGAATGTGCCCCATCTCCAGCTGCCGCACCACACCACGGGCAGAGGAGCCCGCCATTTTGATACCCGGAGTCTTAACGAGGAGAACTTTATTGCCTCGATTG gttctgagGGAGCCaagcagcagcgccccctggtggcagatGCAGAGGAGAAGAAATCGCAGATCAGTGCTGATAGTGGCCTCAGCGTCACCTCTGGATCCCAG AAAAGCGACACGGAGTCGATAACGAGCTCCGAGCCGCCCGCCCTGACGAGAAGCACCAGCCAAGACTCAGAGGCCAGCACA ATAAGCAATAGTTCCGGAGAGACCCTGGGCGCTGACAGTGACCTGAGCAGCACGGCAGGAGACGGGCCCGCCGGAAGAATCGCTCCACATTTAAATCAGTCCAGAGGGACGCTGTCTGACAGCGAGATTGAAACCAATCCAGCCACCAGCACAGTGTTT GGGAAGACTCACACCCGGAAGCCAGGCATCAAAGATCACTCACACACCCTGGCCAAGGGTCAGCCTGCACAGCCCCTGGAGGACATCAGCATGAGGATTTACCTCTGCGAGGGCCTGTTGG GTCGGGATAAGAGCTCCGTTTGGGATCAACTAGAGGATGCTGCCATGGAAACCTTTTCTCTAA GTAAAGAACGTTCCACGCTGTGGGACCAGCTGCAGTTCTGGGAGGACGCCTTCCTGGACGCAGTGATGTTGGAGCGGGAGGGGATGGGGATGGACCAGGGCCCACAGGAGATGATCGAGAG ATACCTGTCGTTGGGAGACCACGACCGCAAGCGTCTGGAGGACGATGAAGACAGGCTCCTGGCCACCTTGCTGCACAACATGATTGCTTACATGTTGATGATGAAA ttGAACAAAAATGACATCAGGAAGAAAGTGAGGCGTCTGATGGGGAAGTCCCACATCGGCCTCACGTACAGCCAAGAGATCAATGAGATTCTGGACAAACTGGCCGACATG AACGGCCGCGAGCTTCCCATCAGGCCCAGCGGGAGCCGTCACATCAAGAAGCAAACGTTTGTTGTGCACGCCGGCACGGACACCACAGGCGACATCTTCTTCATGGAG GTGTGCGACGACTGCATAGTCCTGCGCAGCAACATCGGCACGGTCTACGAGCGCTGGTGGTACGAGAAGCTCATCAACATGACCTACTGCCCCAAGACCAAGGTGTTGTGTCTGTGGAGGCGCAACGGCCAGGAGACGCAGCTCAACAAGTTCTATACCAAAAAG TGTCGTGAACTCTACTACTGTGTCAAAGACAGTATGGAGAGGGCTGCAGCCAGGCAGCAGAGCATCAAACCAG gtCCAGAATTAGGTGGAGAGTTTCCCGTCCAGGACATGAAAACTGGCGAAggtgggctgctgcaggtcacgcTGGAGGGAATCAACCTGAAATTCATGCACAGCCAG TTCCTGAAACTAAAGAAGTGGTGA